One Brassica napus cultivar Da-Ae chromosome A1, Da-Ae, whole genome shotgun sequence genomic region harbors:
- the LOC106363192 gene encoding uncharacterized protein LOC106363192 gives MVGRTAEVFKVSHFKRLYAEIKLTDKRCWDYLEKIDPRHWTRSHFEGERYNLMSSNIAESLNKALVPARDSPIMALFEFIRRMISRWFVSRQRKISKMRGEIPPAVDELMENNLEDARAYAVMPLSAFEFEVTLKTTGFGSSVNLETRSYTCLEFQKVGIPCRHAIAAAMFWDLQHSEFVADAYLKKTWNETTKGVTLPVPDPQDLFIPSEVSDLIMLPPKTKRPPGRPPTKRKRSAGEIPVRPNLI, from the coding sequence ATGGTTGGCAGGACAGCCGAGGTATTCAAGGTATCCCACTTTAAGAGACTTTACGCGGAGATCAAACTTACAGATAAGCGCTGTTGGGATTATCTTGAGAAGATCGATCCTAGGCATTGGACAAGGTCACACTTTGAGGGCGAGCGGTACAATCTAATGAGCTCGAATATAGCTGAGTCTCTCAACAAAGCACTAGTTCCTGCGCGCGATTCCCCGATAATGGCGCTATTTGAGTTCATCAGACGCATGATTAGTCGTTGGTTTGTGAGTAGACAGCGAAAGATATCGAAAATGAGGGGTGAGATCCCCCCGGCTGTTGACGAGTTGATGGAGAACAATCTAGAAGACGCAAGAGCGTACGCTGTGATGCCTCTGTCTGCTTTTGAATTTGAGGTAACTCTAAAAACAACCGGCTTCGGGAGTTCTGTTAATTTGGAAACCAGGTCTTACACATGTCTTGAATTCCAGAAAGTTGGAATACCATGTCGACATGCCATTGCTGCGGCTATGTTTTGGGACTTGCAGCACTCAGAGTTCGTTGCAGACGCCTATCTAAAAAAGACATGGAATGAAACAACAAAGGGTGTTACACTCCCGGTTCCAGATCCGCAAGATCTTTTCATACCTTCGGAGGTTAGTGACCTTATCATGTTACCACCAAAGACGAAGAGACCACCAGGACGTCCACCGACCAAGCGTAAACGTTCTGCAGGAGAAATACCGGTACGACCTAATCTCATCTGA
- the LOC106449416 gene encoding two-pore potassium channel 1, translating into MSNHSAPLLAREHIDPMDQDLNQNSLTSSRKRRLRRCRSAPRGDCMYNDDEDVKTDEPPPHRSIIPMFRDLNPNLREVILFFVLYLTTGTLCFYLVRNQISGNKTNGVLDAVYFCVVTMTTVGYGDLVPSSSTSRLLACAFVFSGMVLVGHLLSRAADYLVERQETLLAKAFDLRKTVGPTEILKELHTKLRHKCYVTFLVLVVLVLVGTIFLVMFEKMPVIEAFYCVCSTVTTLGYGDRSFNSGTGRLFAVFWILTSTICLAQFFLYVAELNAETKQRELVKWVLTRRITNNDLEAADLDGDGVIVAAEFILYKLKEMGKIDEEDIDGILQEFEQLDYDDSGTLTNSDLILAQTTS; encoded by the exons ATGTCTAACCATTCAGCTCCATTGTTAGCTAGGGAGCATATAGATCCCATGGATCAAGACTTGAACCAAAACTCATTAACTTcttcaagaaaaagaagattgCGTCGTTGTAGAAGCGCTCCTCGGGGTGATTGTATGTacaatgatgatgaagatgtcaAAACCGACGAACCACCTCCTCATCGGAGTATAATCCCAATGTTCAGGGATCTAAACCCGAATCTCAGGGAAGTGATCTTGTTCTTTGTTTTATACCTAACCACTGGTACACTCTGTTTCTACCTCGTGAGAAACCAGATCTCCGGTAATAAGACCAACGGTGTGTTGGATGCCGTCTATTTCTGTGTTGTAACAATGACAACCGTTGGATATGGTGATCTTGTCCCTAGTAGTTCAACCTCAAGGCTACTTGCTTGTGCGTTTGTCTTTTCGGGAATGGTCCTTGTGGGTCACCTTTTAAGTCGAGCAGCAGATTACTTAGTGGAGAGGCAAGAGACTTTGCTTGCTAAGGCTTTCGATTTGCGCAAAACAGTTGGTCCAACAGAAATTCTCAAGGAGTTGCATACTAAGTTGAGACACAAATGCTATGTGACATTTCTTGTCCTTGTAGTTCTCGTCCTTGTCGGTACGATTTTCCTTGTAATGTTTGAGAAAATGCCGGTTATTGAAGCTTTCTACTGTGTTTGTTCCACCGTTACAACATTGGGTTATGGAGATAGGAGCTTTAACTCGGGAACCGGACGTCTTTTCGCTGTGTTTTGGATTTTGACGAGCACGATATGCTTGGCTCAGTTTTTCCTCTATGTAGCTGAGCTAAATGCAGAAACCAAACAGAGAGAGTTAGTGAAATGGGTTTTAACAAGGAGAATCACAAACAATGATCTCGAAGCAGCTGATCTTGATGGAGATGGAGTTATCGT AGCTGCGgagtttatattatataaactaaaagaAATGGGGAAGATTGATGAGGAAGATATTGATGGGATATTGCAAGAGTTTGAGCAACTTGATTACGATGATTCGGGAACTCTGACGAATTCTGATCTCATTCTTGCTCAAACCACGTCTTAG